A genomic stretch from Mastacembelus armatus chromosome 12, fMasArm1.2, whole genome shotgun sequence includes:
- the snrpd3l gene encoding small nuclear ribonucleoprotein D3 polypeptide, like, translating into MSIGVPIKVLHEAEGHIVTCETNTGEVYRGKLIEAEDNMNCQMSNITVTYRDGRVAQLEQVYIRGSKIRFLILPDMLKNAPMLKSMKNKNQGSGAGRGKAAILKAQVAARGRGRGGMGRGNIFQKRR; encoded by the exons ATGTCCATTGGGGTACCAATCAAGGTCCTGCATGAGGCAGAGGGGCATATTGTGACCTGCGAGACCAACACTGGAGAAGTGTACAGGGGCAAGCTGATCGAGGCAGAGGACAACATGAACTGCCAG ATGTCCAATATCACAGTGACTTATCGTGATGGCCGGGTGGCGCAGTTGGAGCAAGTCTACATCCGTGGCAGCAAAATCCGCTTCCTGATCTTGCCTGATATGTTAAAGAATGCTCCCATGTTAAAGAGTATGAAGAACAAGAACCAGGGGTCTGGTGCTGGAAGAGGCAAGGCAGCTATTCTCAAAGCACAGG TGGCAGCAAGGGGTCGAGGCCGTGGCGGAATGGGAAGAGGCAACATCTTCCAGAAGAGACGATAA
- the adora2ab gene encoding adenosine A2a receptor b — translation MQEIHQLVYIGLELVIACLAVVGNILVCLAVSLNSNLQNITNFFVVSLAVADIAVGLLAIPFAITISIGFCANFYGCLFIACFVLVLTQSSIFSLLAIAVDRYIAIKNPLRYNSLVTGQRAKSIIALCWVLSAGIGLTPMLGWNKGWNATTTASKGICPNSMTKCLFEGVVTLDYMVYFNFFGCVLVPLVVMLVIYAHIFMAARRQLRLKVAHTPAPGEMTSSSSSSRSTLQKEVHAAKSLAIIVGLFALCWLPLHIINCFNHLCQNCNRPHIWVMNIAIILSHANSVVNPIIYAYRIREFRQTFHKILYQHILGHTDANGSGAGRGVGSSNVMQTSSRNSKEDSLCGTVVNSYILEPSHSQTPPKAIHEAYSNWPSKSDTTPSSYIPNGHQMQGSTLSTAQQQPCIMGFAAQDGVDSVTSVSGSADVLEMKDSDSGIAFVNVHALSLKEDDCACSTELTKVS, via the exons ATGCAAGAGATTCACCAGCTGGTCTACATTGGCCTGGAGCTGGTGATCGCCTGTCTGGCTGTGGTTGGGAACATCCTGGTCTGCTTGGCCGTCTCCCTCAACTCCAACCTGCAGAACATCACCAACTTCTTTGTTGTGTCACTGGCAGTGGCTGACATTGCTGTGGGGCTGCTGGCAATTCCCTTTGCCATCACTATAAG TATTGGCTTTTGTGCCAACTTCTATGGCTGCCTGTTCATCGCTTGCTTCGTCCTCGTGCTCACCCAGAGCTCTATCTTCAGCCTGCTGGCTATTGCTGTGGATCGATACATTGCTATCAAGAATCCACTCAg GTACAACAGTCTCGTGACAGGGCAGAGGGCAAAGAGCATCATCGCTTTGTGCTGGGTCCTCTCAGCTGGCATTGGCCTGACTCCGATGCTGGGCTGGAACAAAG GTTGGAACGCCACCACCACCGCCAGCAAAGGCATTTGCCCCAACAGCATGACCAAGTGCCTGTTTGAAGGTGTGGTTACCCTGGACTATATGGTCTACTTCAATTTCTTCGGCTGTGTGCTGGTACCGCTCGTGGTCATGCTGGTCATCTATGCCCATATCTTCATGGCTGCACGGCGTCAGCTCCGGCTCAAAGTTGCACACACGCCTGCTCCTGGAGAAATGACCTCATCTTCGAGCTCATCTCGTTCAACCCTGCAGAAAGAAGTACATGCTGCCAAATCACTAGCCATCATTGTAGGTCTGTTTGCTTTATGCTGGCTTCCGTTGCACATCATCAATTGTTTCAACCATCTCTGTCAAAACTGTAATCGCCCTCATATCTGGGTGATGAACATTGCCATCATCCTCTCCCATGCTAATTCTGTAGTGAACCCCATCATCTATGCCTACCGCATTCGAGAGTTCAGACAGACCTTTCACAAGATCCTGTACCAGCACATTCTGGGGCATACAGATGCCAATGGGAGTGGTGCTGGCCGAGGTGTTGGGAGCAGCAATGTCATGCAGACTTCTTCCCGTAACAGTAAAGAGGATTCATTATGTGGCACAGTGGTAAATAGTTACATCCTGGAACCCAGTCATAGCCAAACTCCGCCAAAAGCAATTCATGAGGCCTATAGCAATTGGCCATCCAAGTCAGACACCACACCAAGCAGCTACATACCCAATGGACACCAAATGCAGGGCAGCACGCTTtcaacagcacagcagcagccatgcATCATGGGATTTGCTGCACAGGATGGAGTAGATTCAGTTACATCTGTGAGTGGATCAGCAGATGTTTTGGAGATGAAAGACAGTGACAGCGGCATTGCTTTTGTGAATGTTCATGCTCTCTCTCTAAAAGAGGATGACTGTGCCTGCTCAACAGAACTCACAAAAGTATCTTGA